The DNA sequence ATCGGCGCGACCAGCAACAACCCGCTGAAGCTCGGCCTGTCGCTGGAGGAAGGCATCGTCGCACTGCTGCGCCGGCCCGGCGGCGGCTTCCTCGCGCCGCAGGATGCGGTCGAGCTGGGCTTCCGCGACGTCCAGGCCCACCAGGTGGCGACGATGGCGGCAATGCACCTGGCGCTGCGCCGGCTGCTGGCCAAGTTCGATCCGCAGGCATTGTCGCGCCGGCTAGAAGAGACGTCGGTGCTGAACAGTCTATTGCCGGGGGCACGCAAGTCGAAATATTGGGAAGTGTATTGCGATTTCTACGCCTCGATTGCCGGCGATGCCGAGTCGGAGTTCCACGAGTTCTTTACAAAGGAGTTTTCGCAAGCGTATGAAGAGCAGTCCCGCAAGCTGAAATAACGGTAAGAACCGATCGTCGTGCGCTTGAGCAGGTTACATCATCCGGCGCCGCCGCCCCTGCGGGCCGCGGTCCGCGGGCCGGGTCGGAAACCTGCACCGCAGACGTCGCGCCCGTGGGCGGCCGCGCTGGCCGGGGCCATGGCGCTTGCCGTCGCCGGCTGCGCCGACGACCCGGCTGAAGGACCGCCGCCGACCGCGGTCACCCTCAGCGTCGAAGCCTCGCCCTTCCTCAACCCGGACCGCACCAACCGGCCGTCGCCGGTGGTGGTGGTGATCTACGGGCTGACCGACGATGCCGCCTTCAACAATGGCGGCTATTACGAGCTGTTCGAGCAGGACCAGCAGACGCTGGGCGAGGCGATCAAGACCAAGCAGCAGTTCATCATCGCCCCGGGCGACATCAAGGATGTCGAGCTTGCGCTCGACCCGGCGGCGACGTTCCTGGCGGTGCTCGCCGCCTTCCGCGACATCGACAACGCCAAGTTCAGCGCCAGCGTGCCGCTGACGCCGAGCCAGGCGGTCGAGATCCAGGTCAAGCTGCAGAGCAACGAAGTCGTCCTGATCGCGCCGGAACCGCCGGTGGTCAGCGAGGACGGGGAAGAGCAATCCGATGAAAGTCAGTAATATCAACGCGATTCGGTCCCGGGCGCTGACAGCGCGTCCGGCCGGCACAGGCTGAGGCGGGAACAACCGGATGTCGTGGGACAACAAGGTCGTCTGGTCGGAGGGCATGTTCCTTCGCCCGCAGCACTTCCAGCAGCACGATCGCTATGTCGAGCACCTGGTGCGCGGGCGCACCGCGGGCATCGCGCCCTATCGCTGGGGCATCTCCGAGCTGGCGGTGAACCGGCAACTGCTGGAGACCGGCGGCTTCGCGGTCAGCGTCTGCCGCGGCGTGCTGCCCGACGGCACGCCGTTCAGCATCCCGGAGGACACCGATCATCCGGTGCCGCTGGAGCCGTCGGAGAACGTGCGCGACCGCATCGTCTATCTGTGCCTGCCGGTGCGCCAGCCGGGCGGCTACGACTTCGCCGGCAAGTCCAACGTCGACGCCATCACCCGCTACCGCTCGTCGGCGTTCCAGGCGACCGACGCCGTGGTCGGCTCCGAGGCGGTGGCGGAACTCGAGATCGGCAAGCTCGACCTGACCTACGCCCTGCACGGGGCGGAGACCGCCGGCTACGTCCGCATCGGGCTGGCCCGCATCCAGGAGGTCGGCGCCGACCGCAAGATCAAGCTCGACGAGAGCTACATTCCGCCCTGCCTGGACTGCGCCACCTCGTCGATGCTGGCCGGCTACATCACCGAGCTGCAGGGCCTGCTGCACCAGCGCGGCGCGGCGCTGGCCGGCCGGGTGGCGGAGGCCGGCGGCAAGGCGACGGGCGAGATCGCCGACTTCCTGTTCCTGCTGCTGGTCAACCGCAGCCTGCCGCTGGTCAGCCACCTGGCCGCCTGCGCCGACCTGCACCCGGAGACGCTGTACCAGGCCCTGGTGGCGATGGCCGGCGAGATGGCCACCTTCACCGAGGCGTCGAAGCGGCCGCCGGAGTTCCCGGCCTACGACCACGAGAACCTGCAGGCTACGTTCCAGCCGGTGGTCACCGCGCTGCGCCGGTCGCTCAGCGCGGTGCTGGAGCAGACGGCGATTCCGATCCCGCTGCAGGAGCGCAAATACGGCATCCGCGTCGGCCAGATCGCCGACCGCAGCCTGCTGACCTCGGCCAGCTTCGTGCTGGCCGTGCGTGCCGACGCGCCGTCGCAGGACATCCGCCGCCATTTCCCGGCCCAGGTGAAGATCGGCCCGGTCGAGCAGATCCGCAACCTGGTCAACGCGGCCCTGCCCGGCATCACGGTGCGGCCGTTGCCGGTTGCGCCGCGGCAGATCCCGTTCAGCGCCGGCGTCACCTATTTCGAGCTCGACCGTACCGGCCAGTTCTGGAAGCAGCTCGGCCAGTCCGGCGGGCTGGCAATCCACCTGGCCGGCGACTTCCCGAAGGCCGAGCTCGAACTGTGGGCGATCCGTGGCTAGCCGATGAGCAGCGACGACCCCTTCGCCGACCACGGCGAGACGGAATCGACCGTCATCCGGCCCAGCCCGGGCGGGCGGCGGGCGGCCGAGCGGCTGCGCGCGGCACAACCGACCGCGCCGCCGCTGGCGCGGATGCCCGGCATCAACCCGCTGGTCACCGAGGCCTCGCCGCTGCTCGGCCTGATCAACCGCATCCGCAACACGGTGCGGCACGACGACGTCGACCAGCTGCGCCAGCTGGTGATCCAGGAGATCAAGCAGTTCACCCGCCGCGCCATCGCCGCCGGCATCGAGCCGAAGGTGGTCGGCGCCGGCCAGTACGCGCTGTGCGCCACCGTCGACGACGTGGTGCAGAACACGCCCTGGGGCAGCGCCAGCAACTGGTCGCGGCGCGGCATGGTCACCACCTTCCACCGCGAGGCCTGGGGCGGCGACCGCTTCTATACCCTGCTCGACTACATGCAGCGCGATCAGGAGCGCAACCAGCCGGCGCTGGAGTTGATGTACCTGTGCCTGGCGCTGGGGTTCGAGGGCCGCCTGCGCGTGCTGCCCAACGGCGCGTCCGAGCTGGCGCGCATCCGCGACGCGCTGCACCGGCTGATCCGGCGGCGCCGCGGCGACTATGAGCGGGCGCTGTCGCCGCACTGGATGGGCGTCACCACCACCCGGCGCGGCACCAAGGCGGTGGTGCCGCTGTGGGTGGCGGCGCTGATCGGCCTGGCGATCGCGGCCATCGTCTATCTCGGGCTGCGCTTCTGGCTGAACACCGACAGCGACGGCACCTTCCGCGACCTGTTCCGGCTGCCGCCGCAGGGCGAGGTCACGCTGGTGCGGCCGGAACGGACCGAGCCGGCCCCGGCGCAGAGTGCGCTGGACACCGCCGCGGCCACGCCGCCGCCGCCCGGCAACTACGACATCCTCAACGACTTCCTGCGCCCGCAGCCGGGCGGGCCGATCGAGCTGCTCGGCGACAACCAGCGGGTGATCGTGCGCATCGGCACCGACGGCATGTTCGGCAGCGGCAGCGCCACCATCGCCGAGAGCTTCGAGCCGACGCTGGGCGAGGTCGCCGGCGGGCTGGAGAAGGTGACCGGTACCATCCGCGTCATCGGCCATACCGACAACGTGCCGATCAGCAACCTGCGCTTCGCCTCCAACGTCGAGCTCTCCGAGGCGCGGGCCGAGGCGGTGGTGCAGGTGCTGTCGCGGTTCATGGACGGCACCGAGCTGGAGGCGATCGGCCTGGCCGACGCCGATCCGGTGGTCGACTGCAGCGCGCGCAGCTGCACGGCGAGCGAGCTCGCCAAGAACCGCCGGGTCGACATCGAAGTCGTGGCGCCGCGGTAGCCGCCATGCTGTCGCTGCTCGGTCGCTTCATCCGCTCGCCCTGGTTCTGGTCGCTGATCGGCGTCCTGATCCTGTGCGTCGCGATCTGGTTCCTGTTCGGCGCCATCGGCATCGGCGGCGTCTATCCGTTCGAGGACCCGATCTATCGCCTGGGCGCGATCCTCGTCGTGGTCGTGGTCTACTTCGCCGTCGTCTTCATCTCGATGCTGCGCTCGCAGGGCGCCAACCGGAAGATGGTCGAGGACCTGGAGACGGCGGGCACCGCCGCGGTCACGGCCGAGGACGAGGAGATGACGGCGCAGGAGGTGGCCACCCTGCGCGAGCGGATGCGCGAGGCGATGCGCCTGCTGCGCAACGCCAAGTTCGGCCGCGGCCTGGGCCGGCGCTATCTCTACCAGCTGCCCTGGTACATGCTGGTCGGCCCGCCGGGCTCCGGCAAGACCACGGCGCTGGTGAAGTCGGGCCTGCGCTTCGTGCTGGCCGACAAGCTGGGCACCGAGGCGGTGCGCGGCGTCGGCGGCACCCGCAACTGCGACTGGTGGTTCACCGACGAGGCGGTGCTGATCGACACCGCCGGCCGTTACACCACCCAGGACGCCCGCGCCTCGGTCGATGCCGGCGGCTGGCAGGCTTTTCTCGACCTGCTGCGCCGCAACCGACCGCGCCAGCCGCTGAACGGCGTGTTCATCGTCATCGCCATCAACGAGGTGATGGGGATGGACGACGCGCACCGCGCCGAGCACGCCAAGATCATCCGCAACCGCATCAACGAGCTGCACGAGCGGCTGCGCCAGCGCTTCCCGATCTACGTGATGCTGACCAAGTGCGACCTGGTCGCCGGCTTCACCGAGTTCTTCGACGAGATGGGCGGCGAGGAGCGCCAGCAGGTCTGGGGCACGACCTTCGCGCTGGACGACGACCGCACGGTCGACGGCACCGCGGCGGGCTTCAGCCGCGAGTTCGACCTGCTGGTCGACCGGCTGAACCAGCGCCTGGTCGACCGCATGCACCGCGAGCTCGATATCGAGCGGCGGGCGCTGGTCTACGGCTTCCCGGCGCAGATGGCCTCGCTGCGCGACCTGCTGCAGGAGTTCCTCGACGCCGTGTTCCGGCCGAGCCAGTTCGAGGAACGGCCGATGCTGCGCGGCGTGTATTTCACCAGCGGCACCCAGGAAGGCACCCCGATCGACCGGCTGATGGGCTCGCTGGCCGCCCGCTTCGGCGTCAGCCGCAGCACCCTGCCGGCGTTCAGCGGCGGCGGCCGCTCCTATTTCGTCACCCGGCTGCTGCGCGAGGTGGCCTTCCCCGAGGCCTATATCGCCACCGCGCGCTCGGCGCGCGAACGGCGGCGGATCTGGATCCGGCGCACCGGCTACGCCGCGATCGCGCTGCTGGTGCTGGCCGCCGGCGCCGCCTGGGCGCTGAGCTATCTCGGCAACCGCGAACTGATCGCCGATGTCGAAGGCGACATCGACAGCTACAACGCCGCGCTGGCGCAGATGGACGTGGCTGCGGTCGACGACACCGACTTCGCCAAGGCCAGCGGCGTGCTCGACATCCTGCGCGCCATTCCGGTCCGCGACCCGGCGGCGGTGGCGTCGCCGCCGCTGGAGCTGACCTTCGGCCTCTACCAGGGCGACAAGCTGCAGGTGCCGGCGGAGCAGTCCTACATCCGCGCGCTGAACAAGCTGCTGGCGCCGCGGCTGTTCCTGCACCTGGAAGACAAGATCGACCAGTATGCCGACGCGATGCAGAACGGCGGCAGCCAGGCCGACCAGAACGCGCTGTACGACGAACTCAAGGCCTATCTGATGCTCGGCAAGGGCGGCGAGCTGGCCGCCGACGAGCGCGACGCCATCGTCAAGGTGTTCGACGCCGACTGGCGCGCGCTCTATCCCGGGGCGGAGAACGATGCGCTGCGCAGCGCGCTCGGCGCCCATCTCGACACGCTGCTCGACAACCGCACCTACGACATCGGGCTGGACAGCGGGCTGGTCGAGCGCGCCCGCCAGGCGCTGACCAACATCCCGCTCGAGGGCGAGGCCTATGAGGCGATCCGCGGCAGCGAGGCGGCGCGCAACCTGCCGACCTGGCGGGTAATCGACCACATCGGCTCGCAAGGCGACCGGGTGATCGTGCGCCGGTCCGACGGGACGCCGCTGACCGCCGGCGTGCCCGGGCTCTATACCTATCGCGGCTTCACCGAGGTGTTCCTGCCGGCGCTCGACCGCATCACCGACAGCGTGGCGCGACAAGGCTGGGTGCTGAGCGACGACACCGGAGCCGACCAGACCGCGGCGATCGCGCGGTTCCGCGACGGCGTCACCCAGGCCTACATGAACGACTACATCGAATACTGGGACCGGCTGCTGAACGACGTCACCGTCGTGCCGATCACCTCGCTGGACCAGGCCCGGATGGTGCTGAACATCCTCGCCAGCCCGTCGTCGCCGCTGAAGACCTTCCTGTCCGACGCGGCGCAGGAGACCACGCTGGCCAGGCCGCAGCCGGCGCCGCCGCCAGGCACCGCCCCGGCCGACGGCAGCGCGCCGGCGGACGGCAGCGCACCGGCGGCCGGCGGCGACGCCGCGGCAGGCCAGGGCGCCGACGCGGGCGGCAGCCCGGTGCTCGGCACCGGCGGCGCGGCCGCGCCGGCCGGCCCGCAGCCGGGCCAGTACGTCAACGACCATTTCCAGCCGCTGCACCAGCTGGTGCAGGGCGCCGACGGCCAGCCGCCGCTGCTGGACCAGATGGTGTCGGATTTCGCCGGCCTCTATGCCGGGCTCAACGCGCTGCAGGCGGGCGACGGCACCGTGCCGGCCAGCCTGACCGAGGCGATCCAGAAGGCCAACGCCACCGCCGGCGCCGCGCCGGAGCCGGTGGCCAGCGTGGTGGCGGAGGTGATGGCGGCCGCGGCCTCGGTCGGCGCCGGCGGCGCGCTCGACTCGCTGCGCGAAAGCTACCTGACCACGGTCTATCCGCAGTGCAGCCAGCTGCTGGCCGACCGCTATCCGTTCGAGCCGACCAGCAACGACCCGGTCACCCTGGCCAACCTGGCGGCGGTGTTCGCGCCGGGCGCCCTGCTCGACGGCTTCTTCCAGGCCAACCTGGCCCAGCATGTCGACCAGTCGGTGAAGCCGTGGCGCTGGAAACCGGAATCGGTCAGCCTCAACATCTCCAACGCCGCGCTGCAACAGTTCGAGCGCGCGGCCGACATCCGCTCGGTGTTCTTCGCCGCCGGCGCGGTGCCGTCGGTGAGCTTTACCATGAACCCGCTGCTGACCGCCGGCACCATCAACCGGGCGCTGCTGACCATCGACGGCAAGACCTATGTGTACGAGAATGCGCCGGTCGACCCGTTTCCGGTGAAATGGCCGGACCCGGCCGGCCCGCCAGGCGCGCGCATCGAGTTCACGCCGCGGGTCGACGGCCAGCCCAACGGCGCCACCTTCGACGGCGAATGGGGCTGGTTCCACATGCTCGACGCGGCGCGGAACGCCGGCAATGTTCAACCCGGTGCAACCTCTGATAAACTCACCGTAACCATCTCGGCGGGCAATCGTTCCGCCACCTACGCGGTGCAGACCAACGGCGTGATCAACCCGTTCAATGCGCCCGACCTGTGGGAGTTCCGGTGTCCGACCACGCTCTGAGGCTGATCGACCGGCCGTCCTGCGGCTACTTCGGCAAGGTGCCGCTGACCGGCGACTTCGTCCGCAGCGCGCTGCCCGACGGTTTCCTGCGGCCGTGGGACCTGTGGTTGCAGACCGCGATCGAGCGCAGCCGCGCCGACCTCGGCGAGCGGTGGCTGAAATACTACCTGACCAGCCCGGTGTGGCGCTTCGCGCTGTCCGGCGGCATCTGCGGCGAGCGCCCGATCGCCGGCGTGATGATGCCCAGCGTCGACCAGGTCGGCCGCTATTTCCCGCTTTGCCTGGCCGCGGCGCTGCCCGCCGACGCCCGGCCGGCCGTGGTGGCGGCGACCGAGAGCGACTGGTACTGGAAAGCGGAATGCACGGTTCTCGCCTCGCTGGAGGACGAGTTCGAGCTGAAGGTGCTGGACGCGGCGGTGCGCGACATCGGCCTGCCCGCCTGCTGCGCGCCGCGGCATGGGACGGCGGCCGGCCGCGACGGCCCGCGGGTGGCGCAGGGGTGGGATTCGTTGCGGGTCGAACTGGCCGGCGAGGACCTGCAGCTGGTCTATCCCGGCCTGCTCGACCAGTTGCTGGCGCGCATGCTGCAGCCCTGCAGCCTGTGGTGGACGCTGGGCTCGGAGGACGTCGACCCGGTGCTGGTCGCCTGCCGCGGCCTGCCGCCGGCCGACCAGTTCGCGGCCTTCCTCGACGGCGACTGGGCCGCCTGGGGCTGGAACGACGGCATCGCGCGCCACGGCGCCGGCACCGTCATCGCCGGCGGCCGCTGAGGGCGGGGCGGTGAGCGTGGACCAGGATGCGGCGACCCGGGCCGGCGGCCAGTTCGCGCAGTTCCGCTTCCGCTCGCACGGCGTCACCCACATCGGCAATGTGCGCAAGCTGAACGAGGATGCGTTCCTCGACCGCGGCGACATCGGGCTGTGGGTGGTCGCCGACGGCATGGGCGGCCACCAGAGCGGCGACTATGCCAGCCGGCTGATCGTCGAGACGCTGGCGGCCGTGCGCGCGCCGGACTCGGCCAGCGCGCTGCTGCACGACGTCAAGCACCGGCTCGACCAGGTCCATATCGCCCTGCAGACCGAGGCGGCCTCGCGCGGCGAGGGCGCGGTGATCGCCAGCACCGTCGCCGCGCTGATGGCGCACGGCGCGCACTATGCCTGCGTGTGGGCCGGCGACAGCCGGGTCTATCGCTGCCGCGGCGGCGAGCTGCGCCAGCTGACCACGGACCACAGCTATGTGCAGACGCTGGTCGACCAGGGGCTGCTGGCGCCGGACAAGGTCGCCGCCCATCCCTATGCCAATGTCGTCACCCGCGCGGTCGGCACCGACCAGACGCTGGAGCTCGACATCGCCACCGGCGAGCTGGCCGCGCACGACCGCTTCCTGCTGTGCAGCGACGGGCTGAACCGGCAGGTGCTCGACGGCCAGATCGCCGGCGTGCTGGCGGGGGCGGACTGCGCCAAGGCGGCGGCGGCGCTGATCGATCTGGCGCTGAGCACCGGCGCGCGCGACAACGTGACCGCCGTGGTGATCGATGTCGAGTCCGCGCCGGTCGGCACGGGCCTGGGCTGAGCGGACGGCAGGCGGGAGAGCGACGGCGCGATGGGACTGAGAACGAAGTTCAACCTGGTGCTGGTGGTGGCCTTCGCGATCGGCCTCGGTCTGGCCGCATTGCTGTCGTTCCGGATCATCGAGCGCAACGCGACCGAGGAGGTGATCCAGAACGCCAACGTGATGATCGAGGCCGCCAGCGCCGTGCGCACCTACACCAGCACCGAGATCGCGCCGCTGCTGAACTTCGAGGTGGAGGTGCAGGAGGCCGAGGCCGCCGCCGCCAACGACCCCGACTTCCGCCTGTTCCTGCCGCACACCGTGCCGGCGTTCGCGGCCAAGGCCAACCTCGGCCTGATGCTGGGCAAGTTCGAAGACTATTCCTATCGCGAGGCCGCGCTGGCGCCGACCAACCCCAGCGACCTGGCGACGCCGTTCGAGGCCGACATCATCGGCCAGTTCGGCGCCGACCCGCAGCTGACCGAGATCGTGCGCCAGCACGAGGAGGACGGCGAGCAGTACATGGTGCTGGCCCGGCCGATCCGGGTTTCCTCGGAAAGCTGCCTGGTCTGCCACTCGGTGCCGGCCCGCGCACCGCAGGCCATGCTGGACCTCTACGGCGAGGAGAACGGCTTCGGCTGGCAGATCGACCAGGTGGTGGCGGCGCAGATCGTGACCGTGCCGATGTCGGTGCCGCTGGACCGCGCCGACACGGTGTTCCGCTTCTTCATGATCACGCTGGCTGGCGTTTTCGTCCTCGTGTTGATAATCCTTAACGTGATCCTGCAATATGTGGTGATTAAGCCGGTCTTGCGGATGTCCGACATCGCAGGCCGGGTTAGCATGGGCGAGAGCGACGTGCCGGAATATGTGCGCCCCGGCAAGGACGAGATCGCATCGCTTTCAGTCTCGTTCAACCGGATGCGGCGTAGTCTGGAGAACGCCATGAAACTGTTGGACGAATGAGCTTGCGGCTGGCACGGGAATCTGGGCGGTGAACACACCTGGCGAAAGCACGATCGAGAGCATCGGCCGGTACAAGATCGAGAAGGTGCTCGGCCGCGGCGCCATGGGCGTGGTCTACAAGGGCTACGACGAGGGCATCGACCGCTTCGTCGCCATCAAGACCGTTCACCGCAACCTGCTGATCGGCGAGGAGGGAGCGGACTGGCTGCAGCGCTTCCGCCGCGAGGCGCGGGCCGCCGGGCGCTGCCTGCACCAGAACATCGTCACCATCTTCGAGTTCGGCGAGCAGGACGGCATGCCGTACATCGTGATGGAGTATGTCGAGGGCCGCGAGCTGGGCGACATGATCCGCGGCGGCGAGCGGCTGGATCGCAAGCAGGCGATCGACGTGGTCGCGCAGGTGCTCGACGCGCTGCAATATGCGCACGCCAACGCCATCGTCCACCGCGACATCAAGCCGGGCAACATCATCATCCTGAAGGACGGCACCGTGAAGGTGACCGACTTCGGCATCGCCCGCATCGACAGCACCAGCATGACCGCCCACGGCTCGGTGGTCGGCACGCCCAGCTACATGTCGCCGGAACAGTTCACCGGCGGCGAGATCGACCGGCGGTCGGACATCTTCTCCACCGGCGTGGTGCTGTTCGAGCTCCTGACCGGCCAGAAGCCGTTCCCGGGCAAGAGCGCCACCGAGGTGATGTACAAGCTGTTGAACCACGAGCCGCCGGCGGTGACCACGCTGAACCCGACCCTGCCGATCGCGATGAACGCGGTCGTGCTGAAGGCGCTGTCGCGCAATCCGGACGACCGCTTCGCCACCGCGGCCGAGTTCAAGTCGATGCTGCAGCAGGCCGCGGCGACCGCGCCGGCCGCCGACGACATGACCGTGGTGATGCCCTCGCCGCCGCCGCGGCCGGCCGCGACGCCGCCCACGCCGGCGCCGGGACGGCCGGCCGGCATCGACGACGAGGCGACGCTGAAAATGGTGTCCGACGCGCTCAGCTATCACATCGGCCCGGTGGCCAAGGTGGTGGTCGAGCAGGCGGCGAAGCAGGCGGCCAGCGTCGACAGTCTCTACGACACCGTCGCCACCAGCATCGCCAACCCGGACGAGCGCAACGCCTTCCTGCGCGGACGCACCGGCGCGACCGGCGTGCAGCCGACGCCCGCGCCGGCCGCGCCCAGCGCGCCGCCGTCGGCCCTCGGCGAGATCTCGGCCGACGACATCGTCAAGGTGCAACAGGAACTCGCCGTGCATCTCGGCCCGATCGCCAAGATCCTAACCAAGCGGGCGACCAAGACCGTCGGCGACCGCAATGCGCTGATCCGCGCGGTGGCGGAGCACATCCCGACCGACAAGGAACGCGCCGAGTTCTTCCGCCGGCTCGGGCTGCGCTGATGCCGAACCAGGTCGTCGCCACCGGCATGGCGCAGTGCACCTTCGGCACCGCGCCGACCGCGCTGATGGTCGTCGACCCGACCCGGCCGCTGGTCAGCAACATGCCGGCGGCCAACATCATGGACCACGCGCCGATCGTGAACCTGCCGACCTTCGGCATGTGCAACACGCCGTCGAACCCGATGGTGGCGGCGGCGACCGCGGCCGCGCTCGGCGTGCTCACCCCGATGCCGTGCATCCCGGCGACCGCGGCGCCCTGGGTCCCCGGCGCGCCGACCGTGCTGGTCGGCAGCATGCCGGCGCTGCACGACGGCTGCAAATGCATGTGCAACTGGGGCGGCGTGATCTCGATCAACTTCGCCGGCCAGGTGACCACCCAGGTCGGCTGAGCCGGCGGACATGGCCCGGGTCGGCGTGTTCAGGCGCCGTTAAGACCCTGGCGCCGAGACTTCGGCGGTCCCCGCCGCCGGCGTCGCTCGACGCCACCCCCGCATTCGGTTAATTTCGCGCAATCCTCACCTTGCCCCCACGCCCGAGGTACATGACATGGCCGCTCCGCTCCGCACGCTGATCAAGCGCTTGAACCCGGTCTGCTACGCCGCGCTGGAGAGCGCGGGCGGCCTGTGCCTGTCGCGCTCGCACTACGAGGTCGACCTCGAGCACTTCTTCGCCAAGCTGCTGGAAGGCAACAACACCGACCTGCACCAGATCCTCAGCCACTACGACCAGAACCAGGACCGGGTGCGCCGCGACCTCGACGCGGCGATGGACAAGTTCAAGACCGGCAACACCCGCACGCCGGTGTTCTCGCCGCGCATCCAACGGCTGCTGGAGGCGGCGTGGATGGTCTCGTCGGTCGACTTCGAGGCAGGCCAGATCCGCAGCGCCCACATCCTGATCGCGGCGCTGCGCGACACCGAGTTCGCCATGCTGCTGGAGCGCACCTCCGAGGCGTTCGGCGCGATCAACCCGGAGCAGCTGAAGGACCAGCTCGACGACATCACCGGCGGTTCGATGGAAGCGGTCGGCGGCGCGCGCAGCGGCAGCGCCGAGGGCGCGGCACAGCAGGGCGGGCCGGTGCCGTCCGGCCCGGCCGGCCAGGGCGAGCTCGGCAAATACACCATCAACCTGACCGAGCGGGCCAAGGCCGGCCAGATCGACCCGGTGCTGGGCCGCGACGCCGAGATCCGCCAGATGGTCGACATCCTGTCGCGGCGCCGCCAGAACAACCCGATCCTCACCGGCGAGGCCGGCGTCGGCAAGACCGCGGTGGTCGAGGGCCTGGCCCAGCGCATCGCCGACGACGACGTGCCGCCGATCCTGAAGGGCGTCACCCTGCTCACCCTCGACCTCGGCCTGCTGCAGGCCGGCGCCAGCGTGAAGGGCGAGTTCGAGCGCCGGCTGCGCGCGGTGATCGACGAGGTCAAGGCCTCGAAGACGCCGATCATCATGTTCATCGACGAGGCGCACACGCTGATCGGCGCCGGCGGCGCCGCCGGCCAGGGCGATGCCGCCAACCTGCTGAAGCCGGCGCTGGCCCGCGGCGAGCTGCGCACGATCGCCGCCACCACCTGGTCGGAATACAAGAAGTACTTCGAGAAGGACCCGGCGCTGACCCGCCGCTTCCAGGTGGTCAAGGTCGAGGAGCCGGACGAGGCCCGCGCCACCGCG is a window from the Alphaproteobacteria bacterium genome containing:
- a CDS encoding serine/threonine-protein kinase, with protein sequence MNTPGESTIESIGRYKIEKVLGRGAMGVVYKGYDEGIDRFVAIKTVHRNLLIGEEGADWLQRFRREARAAGRCLHQNIVTIFEFGEQDGMPYIVMEYVEGRELGDMIRGGERLDRKQAIDVVAQVLDALQYAHANAIVHRDIKPGNIIILKDGTVKVTDFGIARIDSTSMTAHGSVVGTPSYMSPEQFTGGEIDRRSDIFSTGVVLFELLTGQKPFPGKSATEVMYKLLNHEPPAVTTLNPTLPIAMNAVVLKALSRNPDDRFATAAEFKSMLQQAAATAPAADDMTVVMPSPPPRPAATPPTPAPGRPAGIDDEATLKMVSDALSYHIGPVAKVVVEQAAKQAASVDSLYDTVATSIANPDERNAFLRGRTGATGVQPTPAPAAPSAPPSALGEISADDIVKVQQELAVHLGPIAKILTKRATKTVGDRNALIRAVAEHIPTDKERAEFFRRLGLR
- a CDS encoding DUF4280 domain-containing protein, which codes for MPNQVVATGMAQCTFGTAPTALMVVDPTRPLVSNMPAANIMDHAPIVNLPTFGMCNTPSNPMVAAATAAALGVLTPMPCIPATAAPWVPGAPTVLVGSMPALHDGCKCMCNWGGVISINFAGQVTTQVG
- a CDS encoding protein phosphatase 2C domain-containing protein — encoded protein: MSVDQDAATRAGGQFAQFRFRSHGVTHIGNVRKLNEDAFLDRGDIGLWVVADGMGGHQSGDYASRLIVETLAAVRAPDSASALLHDVKHRLDQVHIALQTEAASRGEGAVIASTVAALMAHGAHYACVWAGDSRVYRCRGGELRQLTTDHSYVQTLVDQGLLAPDKVAAHPYANVVTRAVGTDQTLELDIATGELAAHDRFLLCSDGLNRQVLDGQIAGVLAGADCAKAAAALIDLALSTGARDNVTAVVIDVESAPVGTGLG
- a CDS encoding DUF3365 domain-containing protein gives rise to the protein MGLRTKFNLVLVVAFAIGLGLAALLSFRIIERNATEEVIQNANVMIEAASAVRTYTSTEIAPLLNFEVEVQEAEAAAANDPDFRLFLPHTVPAFAAKANLGLMLGKFEDYSYREAALAPTNPSDLATPFEADIIGQFGADPQLTEIVRQHEEDGEQYMVLARPIRVSSESCLVCHSVPARAPQAMLDLYGEENGFGWQIDQVVAAQIVTVPMSVPLDRADTVFRFFMITLAGVFVLVLIILNVILQYVVIKPVLRMSDIAGRVSMGESDVPEYVRPGKDEIASLSVSFNRMRRSLENAMKLLDE